Part of the Brevibacillus brevis genome is shown below.
CCCCTTTCTTTGTTCGGCAGTACGTTTCCTCCCAACTGTAAAGGCTGACACTAGTGTAAAGGTCAATAGGAGATCGGGGCGCAAACTGCAAAAAAAGAGCGCCAACTGCTATCGGCGCTCTCCTCTCTCTATGCTATTGCCGCTGCTTTTGCAAGGCGGCTTCCACCGCAGCGATGGCGTGAATCTCGGTCGTATCGTACACTGGCACCGGACAGTCCGCTTGGGTGATGAGCAGCCCGATTTCCGTGCAGCCGAGGATGATCGCCTCTGCTCCCTCCCGGATCAGCGCGGCAATGATCTCCTGGTACTCCCGCTTCGATTCCTCGCGAACGATGCCCCGGCACAGCTCCTCGTAGATGATCGTATGAACAGCCTGCCTCCCCTGTTCATCCGGGATCAGCACGTCCAGTCCGTGCGCTTCTCGCAATCGTCCTGTGTAAAAATCTTGCTCCATCGTAAATCGTGTAGCCAAGAGCCCCACTCGCTGATGACCGTCCGCCTTGATTTTCGCCGCTGTCGCATCCGCGATGTGCACGAAGGGCAGGGCGGTCGCCGAAGTAATGGAAGAAGCCAGCTTGTGCATCGTGTTGGTGCACAGCACGATCAGGTCGGCGCCCGCCGCTTCCAGACTTCTCGCCGCTTTCGCCATATGCTCGCCCGCTTCCTCCCATTTCCCCGCATGCTGCAGCTCCTCGATCTCGGCGAAGTCGACGGAATACAAGATGCACTTCGCCGAATGCAGACCGCCCAAACGATCTCTGACTGCCTCGTTTACTAACCGGTAATAGACGTGGGAGGATTCCCAGCTCATCCCGCCGATCAGGCCAATTGTTTTCATGCTCCTTCCTCCCTCGCTTGCAAATATCTTTCTATCCTTACTTTTTCTCTCCATCTAAAGCTTTGTCCTGCACGTTGAGCCAAACGCCTTGCCGCTACTTTCAGCCCACCCGCATATCCCCCGTCAATCGATGTCCGTTTCGTTTTAAATCGAGGATGCCAATTGTTTGGTAGTCGTCGCGATTTGATTATAGGCCGCTTTCAATTCTTCAATCGCTCTCGAATTTTTCGAGATTTGCTCGTTGATTTCTTCCATGCTCCGCATCATCAAGGAGACGGATTTTGCTATATCCGTCAATTGACCTGAAATGTCTTCCGCTGATTCCTTGCTGGAGCTTGCCATCTTCCTCACCTCATTCGCGACAACCTCGAACCCGCGGCCATGTTCACCGGCTCGAGCAGCCTCGATAGCGGCATTCAAACCTAGCAAATGGGATTGTGCTGCAATTTCTTTGACAATGCTTGTCACGGATTGGATACTTTTTACCTGATCCGTTACCGCTTCCGCTTCCGTATTCAGCTTGGTCATATGGCTTACAATCAGTTTCGAGGCTCCCAATACATGATCGGTGCTGGCAGTCATCTCTTCAACCATTGCCATCAACTCTTCCGTGCTTTGCTGAAAAACCGTTTCTCGTTTCGTGATATCCGTCGCGATCTTGACGACCGCTTCCACGTTGCCATTCTCCATAACAGGCATATACGTTGCTTCCAGTGTCAGTCTTCGCCCATCCTTCGAAACCCGCACGATCTTTTCCTGAGAAGCTTTCCCCTCACGCAAACCGTTCCACAAGTTCACATACGCTTTACTCGACACATAATCAGGCAAGCAAAACCTGCTATGATGAAGCCCGACCATTTCATCTGCCTCATATCCCATGGCAGAAGCGAATTGTTGATTCGCCCAAATAACCTCTCCTCGGGTGTTGAACATAATCATGGCCAAATGGCTTTGAATCGACGATAAAACCGCAAGATTTCGAGCCGTCATGGTTTGCATTTCTTGCATGTTCCTCTCCCTTTGTACCGTGCTTGTTCATTCACATAAATCGGAACCGTTTCTAAGCAGCGTGTTCCCCGTGCCATCACGATGTATCCGATTTCGCATTCGTTATCATCCAAATTCGATAAATGGGACCAAGCATGAATCTTTGGTATTTTATCATTGCAATCTGAACAATTTCTCGACAAAATTCGCCTTCTTTCCCCATCGCCAATGGTTCAAGTTTGCCTCTTCTGTCTTTCAGGATGCAATACCCACCTGCCAAGGGCGGAACACCCGGAAAGTACCCTACCCATTTCCTGTTTGTTCCAGTACAATAGATCTCGGGAATCCCGGATCAATCCAAAGCAACAGCGTGGGACGAAGGAGGGGATGATAGGGTGGGCAAAAAAATCGTACTGGCCGGCGGCTCCGGCTTCCTCGGAAAGGCCTTGGCCGAGCATCTGGCAAACATGGGCTTTGAAGTGGTGATCTTGACACGCAGCGCTTCCCGGAGCGGTCCATCCATTCGCTACGTGCAGTGGGACGGGGCCACGCTCGGCGATTGGGCGCAAGAGATCGACGGGAGCTACGCCCTCGTCAACTTTACCGGAAAAAGCGTAAACTGCATGTATACGCAAAAAAACAGGGAAGAGATCGTTCGCTCCCGGTTGGACTCTGTTCGTGTCCTGACCGATGCCGTGCTGGCCTCCGAGCATCCTCCCCAAGCCTTTATTCAGGCGGGTTCGCTCGCCATTTTTGGGGATACCGAGCAGGAGTGCGACGAACAGGCTCCGCACGGCACAGGATTTTCGGTTCGTGTCTGCCAGCTGTGGGAGGAGGCCTTTTTTGCGCGGGAGCTGCCTCAGACGAGGAAAGTCATGCTGCGCATCGGCTTCGCCTTGGGGAAAAACGGCGGCGCACTCGAGCCGCTCGCCAAGCTCGCGTCCATGGGCTTGGGAGGAACTGTCGGGAGTGGCAGACAGTACATCAGCTGGCTGCATATCGACGACTTGAACGAGATGTTTCTGTTCACAATCGAGAATGAAAAGATTAGCGGCGTCCTGAACGCCACAGGGCCGCGGCCGGTGACCAACCGCGAGTTCATGGCAACCCTGCGCAGCGTGCTGAACAAGGGCTGGGCCCCGCCTACGCCCGCTCCTTTCGTCTGGCTGGGCGCCTATCTCGTCATGCGGACAGATCCTGGCCTCGCACTTACGGGACGCAACTGTGTCCCCGCGAAGCTGCTCGAAAGCGGATTTTCCTTTGCCCATACGGATTTGGAAACGGCGCTGCGCGATTTGCTCGCGCCCGCTAAAGAATAGACGAAAAATCTCTGCACGAATGTCCGAGTAGAAAACACTTTCTCCCTAAAAGGAGGCGTCAGGATGACGTTGTGGATGTTTGCCGGGATTGCCATCGGCGGGATATTGCTGTTCGGGGTAGCATACGAATTCTTCTCGCGGCGCTCCAAAAGGAAGACTCCCCAGAAGCCGGGGAAGTACGATCAGGTGTACATGGAGCAGGTCCTGCAGGATACGCGGGATACAGTAAACAGAGGAGATCTGTGAACATTGGATTCACTTGGTATACAGCCAAAAGAGCCAAACTCCCGTAAGGAGCCTGGCTCTTTTTCATCCACCTGTCGCATCATTTGGCACGACGCTTCCGCATCCCCTGTCTCCTGGTTTTCGCGTTTGCGTGTTTCCGGATGCTCCTTTTTTTCTTCCCCTTTGCCTTCTGGTTGCTCTTGGCGCTTTTGTTGAAAGCAACAGACCCTTTTCCTCCGCCAACGGCATGCTGCTGCTTGGTATTGGCGCTTTCGATGGCGCAAGAAAACTCGCATAAGAATTGCGAAGGGAGCCATACTACTATCATCGAGCCCGGTGGTGTGTGTTTCAAACAGGCTTTAGTCTTTCAGGAGGCGATGTGCCATGGATGATTTACACGACACCCAGGTGAGTAAGGGAAACCGTTCACAGTTGTAGCTTCTAACTTCATTTCGGAGGTAGATGCGTCGCACGTGATTATCGGTAACACCCTAAAACTAACGGGCTCGATGAATACCGTCTCCTTTTAGGAGGCGGTTATTTCATTGCCGGGCGACGGCCCTATTCTCCAACATGATACGATTCGTGAAAGGTCACGCCTTGCGCTGCGTTGTGGTCCACCTCGATCAGCAGCCGGTCGTTGATCAGCGCAGGGTCTGCAGTCTCCCCGTACTCAAACGTCTGGTACGTGACGAACAGCTCCTCCGCTCCAAACCGAATCTCCTCCACTTCGACGGAATCGGTAGGGCTGTCCGTTGACTTTAGGAGGAGGTACGTTTTTTCTCCCCTCGGCAAGCTTTCTTTCACCCACACCGATTTGGCCTCCCATTTGCCCGCCCATTCCTGAACGTCGGCGGGAGCATCCGCCACCTGCAAAACACGATAGCGTCCGTCTGGTGCCGGTTCTCCCTGCGGATGCAGCTCGTTATACCCCGTTACGCTCCAAATCTGTCCGCGGTTGTTCCATTTTTTCATGGAAATCTCAAGAGCGGCGCCGTCTGCCGTCGTGACCAGCACGACGCGCGGATTGACGGAACGGCTGACCGTGATCATGCTGCGCATTTCTTTTTGGAGCCGTGTTTCCACAAATGCCTCCACAACCGCCTTGTAATCATGGCTGCCAGGTTGTCCTTCGAGATCGAACTCGATACCGCCGACGCCTTTATCATCCGTTGCGTTGAACATCTTCCGAAGATGATCCTGATCTTTCAAGGCAGGCGGCATATCCTGCTTCTCGGTCGCCACCGCCTTGGGCAGCGCGCCGACCTGCCTGTTCAGCCGCTCGACTTCAGCCGACAAATCCGCCACGGCTTTACGCCCCTGTGCGATTTCCTTTGCATCCAGTACGGCTTGATTGCCGGCTCCCACCAAATAGCCGCCGTAGCCGACGGTCGCCAATAGCAAGGCACCCGCTAAAGAAAACAGCCATGCTTTCAAGACGATCACCCCTGTTTTTGAAAAGAGTGGAAATTCATACCTATTTTACCATAAGCACGTTTGTATGGAGGCTATACATGAAAGGCTTGCCAGCAATAGCCCTCTCTTGATCAACCGGGCCCCATACTGGGGACGACGGTCATTCAAAAGAAATAAAAAAGAGCCCCTCCGCAACCCTATATGCGTTTGCTTGCGGAAGGGGCTCTTTCAGCCGTTTGTTCAGTTGTGGATGTACTTCTCGAAGACTTTGCCGAAGACCTTTCACGACGTATTTTTCACGGGCGTTTTGCAGCCAGTCGAAAGCGTACTGATTCAACGACTGGAATTGCGCCGCCACGTCGGACTGCAGGTTTGCCACGCTGCCGATCGTTTGCTTCGCCAGGCATGTCCGCTGGCAATTTTCATCTTGCCTCTCTTCTTCGCGTATGGGCTTTTTTACCTCATGACGTATAGTACGTCCGGCATTAGGCCCGGCTTTGCCCTTCTAGTATAATGCAACTACAACTGAATATTCTAAATAGGATTCGCGCGTGGAGACAGGCTATTTTCCGAAGGAGGAGAGGACTCATGATGGGCTACGATCCTTTTTTTCTCAGTGAAAAGCATCCCATCCCGCTGCCAACGCTGCAGGGGCGCATCAGTCAGGAAGCACTGGACAACGGGCACGTATTCGACTTCACGCATTTTTCCATCGTCATGAATCGCCGCACCCGCTTCGCCGTTTTTTCCGCAGCCTGTGTGGACGTCAGTCGGGCTGTCGATATCCCGCGCAACAACTCGGCGTGGCATTTCGACGAACGGATCGGCGTGGAGAACCAGGTCGGACCTGAATATTACGCAGACAACGATTACGACCGAGGCCATCTCACCCGCAGAAGAGACATTTGCTGGGGAGATCGGCGGGAAGCCCAAGATGCCAATTACGACTCGTTTTGCTACGCCAATATCGCCCTGCAGCACCACGAGTTCAACACGGGAGTCTGGAACTGCCTGGAGGATTGGGTCTTGCAAAAGTGGAACACAGCACCGCGGCTGATCATCCTCACCGGTCCGATCCACAAGGACGACGATGAGGAATACTGCGGGGTGCATGGCGAAGCCGGCTGCGGGGTCCGGGTGCCATTCGGCTTTTGGAAAACTGCCTTGTATCTCGACAAACAGGATCAGGTCGCGTCCGTCTCGTTCCTCATCCGGCAAAGCCCCGAGCGATCCAGAGACCAATGCGAGTACAGGCGGCTGGTGACCTACCAGGTGCCGCTCGAGACGATCGCCAAAGAGACCGGGCTGCAATTCGACGCGGGACTGTATGCGCGAAATCCGCTGTCCACGCAGCTGCGCCTCGTTGCAGCTGGCACCGAAGCAGCAGCCTTGCCGATCCGGCTCCCTGTCTACTCGCCGGAAGACATCAGGTGGACATAGGCCGGATCCGGTACCAGTACGAATAAACTTCCTTGTACCCCAGTTTTTCATACAGTCGGAGCGCAGGTGCGTTGTCCTGCATGACTTGCAAACAGGAATGCTTGGCACCGCGCTCCGTCCCCCACCGCAAAAGACTTTGCACCAGCTACCCGGCGAATCCCCGCCTGCGCTGCGATGGTCCCGTCACAATATCGAATAGGCCGATGTACTCGCAAGCGACCACCTCCCCGTCGCAATACAGCGCTCCGTAACAGGAGGATGGGATGATGTTACGCAGCGTTTGCGACATCGTCTTCTTTTCTTGCTCATCCTTCCCGGAAAGCCTGCAAAAAGCGTCGATCCATTCATCCGTGCACCTTTCCTCGATCCGGACTTGCGGGTACGGGCAGTTCGATCTCTGCCAAGGCGAACCGTCTGTACGCTCGCAGGTGAATGCGCTTCGTATCCTCTCTGCTCCAACAGTCGGTCGATCCAACCCGGTTGGCTACGCGTGCGGCGTCATCTTGAAAATCACAGGCAGACGCTTGTCTTTCCATAAATATCCCCCTCACCAGGAATGGAAAGGGGGTCGTATGCTGATACCTTCTTACAGCCAGGTGGTCTTGCTGTCTGCGGAAGCCCGTGCTGTCGGCGGGACATCCGCCTCCGGATAGCCGATGAACAAGGTACCGACCACTTTTTGGTTCTCCGGCGAACCGAGGAACTGCAGCAGCCGTTCGTCCCGCACCAGGCCGATCCCCCGTGTGCGCCATACCATGCCCAGGCCCAGCTCGCCCGCAGCCAGCCACATTGAGTGAATGGCGCAGCATACCGCATATTCGTTATCTTCCGACGACGCTTCGTCCCCCGGGATGATGTCGGCCGTCGCTACGATGACGAGCGGCGTCTTTTCCAGGACGGCCAGCGATTCCTGAACCAGATGGGGCTTGGTGGGAAAGCGCTCCGCTAAAAACTCCCGGGCGATCTCTTCGTAGCGCGCCTTTGCTTCTCCCCGGATGACGTAAAAATGCCAAGGCTGACGCAGCCGGTCATTCGGTGCGAGTACAGCACAATCGAGCAGTGCCTTGATCTTTTCCGTCTCGACCTCACGCGGAAGGTAATTGCGTACCGCTCTTCTATTTTTCAGTGCTTCCTGTATCGTCATGTCTTCCTCCTTCTCCCTTTTCCAAAAATGAGCTTGTTCCCATCCATTATATACAAATCGCCATCGGCCCGCCTAGGACGGGAACGCTCCGCTTGCCGGGTTTAGAGTCAGTCGAGGGGGATTTCGAAGCGCAATTGCCGGTCCACTACGATCGTGATCGAGCGAGATTCAGGCGAGATGGGGTGAAAGTCCTTCGAGAACTGGGTAACGCCGATGATGCCCCCTCCTCTGTTTCCCTTTTCGTCCGTAATGCTGGAGAGCGGAACGCCTTTTGAATCAAAGACGCGAATGTCATTTGAAAGCATCATGATCTGGTTCACCTTGTCGTCCTCGGTCAACGATAAGGAGTCCTTTTCCGCCTGTACCCCAAAAACGATTCTCGTAGCACTAGGGGCTCGGATCACTTGTTTGACCGAGATCGTGTAGTCTCCGGATTGACCCGAGACCTTTGGCTCTGTCACCTTCGTAAACTCGTCTGCAGGCTTTCGGGAAAGCGGAATGTCAAACTGCCATTCCCCCTCTACGCCTCCCATTTTCTCCAGCTTCAATTTCAGCGGAAGTTCTTCCGGCAATGGTTCCGTAAAAAACGGCTGGAAGGTTCCGTAGTACGTGTTTCCTTCTGCGTGGCGCCAATGCAGCAAGTAGCTGTTCTTGGCCTGTTCTTCCGTAAAGGTCCTGGTGATCGTCTGCCCCCCCAGGCTGTAACTTACTTTTTCGATATGCGGGTACCTTGTTTCGTTCGGCGGGAACGTAACGGTAAAGCCGACGGAGAGGTTGAGGCGATCGTAATACGCTTCCTTGAGGGCTACCGTTATTCCTTGGTCCGTCGCCATTTGCTCCAGTCTTGTAGCCAGCCCTTGCTGATTCGCTTCCCTGATCCCCGAATCCCCGATAAATCCGATAATCGAGCCCACAAAAGGCAAATTCCTCAGCATGTGGGCCATGGTCGGCGAAACAAAGCCCGTGCCGATCAACAGGAACACTCCCAAAAAGAGACAAGCGACTGGCATCAGCCAGTAATTTTTTCGCGTGGATCGATTCTTTCGCATTGGCTGAGGGGGTAGCGAGTCCAACACGTGATCGATTCCGGCGGAAAATCGAGCCGGAACATCCACAATCGCATTCTTGGCAAATTGGCGGAGCTCTTTATCCATCTGCGATTCATTCATGACCTGTCCTCCGTTCTGCAGACTCCGGGGCGAAATAGGCGGCCAACTTTTTCCTCGCCCGGCTCAACCTTGATTTGATCGTCCCTTCCGGTAAACCGAGTACGATTGCCATCTCTTTAATCGCCATATCTTCCAAATAGTAAAGAACGATGCAGAGTCTCAGTTCTTCCTCCAAACACTGAACGGCTTCTTGCAGTTCGACATTCTCTTCGAAGCGGTACGGCGACACTTGCTCCTGCCAATCGTCCAACAGTACCAGCTTGCTTGTTTTGCGGGCCAGACGGTGGCATTCGTTGACGAGGATTCGCATCAGCCACGACTTGAACAGCCGAGGCTCACGCAAGGAAGACAGGGAGTGGTACGCTTTCCAGATGGCTTCCTGTGCAGCATCCAGGCATTCGTTTTCGGACCGCAAAATAGAACGGGCGACCCGGTACATGCTCTGCTTGTGTGTCTTGACCAGCCTCGCAAAAGCTTCCACATCTCCGCCGCAGGCAAGCTCTTCGTCGCATGGATTGCTTGATTCTCTCATTGGCTTCACATCCTGTTTGGATTCTCTACTAGTAAGACACACGGAGGGGGCTGTTCGGTTCTCCTCTTTCCTCATTCTTTCGGTTCACATCTGTTCCGGAATCAAAAAGGCAGCGTCAGCCAGGGACTCGCGAAAGAAGTTCCAGACTGCAGCTGCCTATTTTCAAGTGCTTATCCCGTAGCTTCCTCCATTCTCCATCCAAACCAACCAGTCGACAGACCCGCTGGCCAGTCTTGCTCCGCTGTGACTTTTCTCGACCGGCATTTTGCTATTCATTCGTACACATCCGTCACCATCTTCAAAAAAGCCAGCAACGCTTGCGCCTGATAAGCGTTTTTCTTCACGACGACACCGATTTTCCAGGGGATGTACTGACTGCCGATCTCTTTTACGATGAGACCCTGTCCTCCCATTTCGATCAGCGGACGGGGAACAATCGCCACTCCCAGCCCTTCGCGAACCAACGCCAGCAGCAGATCCCACTGGGTCGTGCTATAGGCGATATTCGGTACGAACCGCTCCCTGCGGCAGCTTTCAAGGACCACTTGACGCAAGGCAAACGTGGGATCGAACAGGATCCAGTCCTCCTGTGCAAGCTGCGCCAGCGCAATCTGACGTTCGTCTTTCAGAAAGTGCTCGCTCGGCAAGCAGGCGACAAACGGCGCTTCAAAGATCAGCCGTTCTTCCAGCTCCTTGCTTCTCGCGGGAATCACGACAAAAGCGACATCGACTTCCCCCTTTTCCACCAGCCGCTCTACTCCAAGTCCCCCTTCCTCGACGATTTCCAGCGAGACCCCCGGGTGCTTCTTGGATAAAGCTTTCGCCACTTTCGGAAAGAAAAAGGTCCCTATGATTTGTGGCAGCCCGACTTTTACGTGTCCTTGCACGTGTTCGTTGCTGTCTTGCAGCTGGTATTGCAGCTCTTTCATCTGCTGGAGCACGGCGATCGCCTTCTCATAGACAATCCGACCTTCTTCGGTCAAACGATTAATTCGGTTCGAGCGCTCAAAAAGAGTGACGCCAAGCGATTTCTCCATCCTTTGAATCGTTTTTGACAAGGACGGCTGCGCGATATAAAGCCGCTCGCTTGCCTTCGAAAAGCTTCCACTTTCCACGATCGTTTTAAAAACTTCGAAGTCTCGTAGATTCATCCAAATTCCCCATTATACATGTTTGGCATAATGACTATGCTGATCCTATATTTCACAAGACAGACGATTTCTCCTACCATTTTAGAAAAAGGAGGAGATTTCGGATGACAACATGCAAGGTGGCAGTCGTTCAGGCAGGCTCCATTGTTATGAATAAAGCGAAATGTATCGACAAGGCCGTCAAGCTGATCCAAGAGGCCGGGGAACAAGGGGCTAACCTGATCGTTTTTCCCGAGGCGTTCATACCGGCATATCCACGCGGGATGAGCTTTGGCGCTGTAGTGGGAAACCGATCGGACAGCGGGCGCAATGATTTTTTACGTTACGCCAAAAATGCCATCCCTATACCCGGACCGGAGACAGACCAGCTCGGGGAAGCCGTAAAAAAAGCAGGTGCCTACGCAGTCATCGGCGTCATTGAGCGCGACCGGGAAACGAGCGGGGGCACTCTCTATTGCACTGCGTTGTTCTTCGGCCCCGATGGCAGCCTGTTGGGAAAACACCGAAAACTCAAACCGACAGGCAGCGAACGTCTCATTTGGGGGGAAGGGGACGGCAGCACCCTCCCTGTTTTTGAAACGCCCTATGGCAAAATCGGTTCATTGATTTGCTGGGAAAACTACATGCCTCTGGCCCGCGCTGCCCTGTACGAAAAAGGGGTCCAGATCTATATTGCGCCTACCGCCGATTCGCGGGACACCTGGTTTGCTTCCATGCGTCATATTGCCGTAGAGGGCCGTTGCTTTGTTTTGTCCTGCAATCAGTATTGCACGAAGGAGATGTATGAAGAGGATTTGCTGGAAACAGAGGAAATGCGAAACATGCCTGACGAAATCACGCGCGGAGGAAGCTGCATCGTCAATCCGCTGGGGCAGTTTTTGGTGGAGCCCGTTTTCGGAAAAGAAGAGATTCTGTATGCGACGTTGGATTTGGACGACATCACCCGTGGTCATTTTGATTTCGATGTCGTCGGCCATTACAGTCGAAAAGATGTGTTTCAACTCACCGTGAACGCAGAAAAGCGATATAGCTAAGTGGAAAAAGAAAGTTCCGGAGTGGCATTGGTTTTGCCTTTCGCTTATAATTTCCACATATTGCAAAACTTGATCAGGAGGGATCCGCCTTGCCAAGAGAAAAAATCCCCCGTTAATCCCGAGCTCCGCCTGCTCCCCGTCCAGACATCTGGTTTCGATGACCATCTAAGCACTGGGGAGGACGGCGAATCATGAAGCCTTTACTAATGGATTGGAAAGACCTTCGTTTTGGAATCGAGATAGAATTTGTTGGTGGTAAACCCGAGAGTGTGGAGCTATTGCCCGGCTGGACGATGGCTTTCGATGAACGGCAAATGGATGATACCGGGGAAGAATCCGGCGGCGAGCTGCAAACTCCCCCCATTCAGTGGAAGGATCGGGCACAAATCCGCGAAATGTTGCGAAGGCTCCTTGCAACAGGGGCCAGGGCAAACTGGAATTGCGGACTTCATGTCCACGTTGGGTTGGAGTTTTGGGGAGAAGAGGCGATTCCCGATTTTATCGAGGCTGCCTTGCTGCATCAAGATTCCGTGAAATACTTGTTGCAAACGAGTGAGGATCGGCTGGTATACTGCCCCCCTGTCACACCGGAGATGCGGGATCGATTTATTTCGGCCCCAGGGGAAGCAGCTCTTCTGCGCAGAGGGCGTCCCCAGTCCCATCGCTGCGGCATCAATCTTGCCGCGTGGTTTGACCACAAAACAGTGGAAATTCGTTATGCAAACGGCACGTTGCACTACGATGAAGTGATGACTACCATTGAATTTTGCCTTCGTTTCGTTGCAGCCATCGGCACCAAACGCACACTCTCAAACAATCCCGGCCAGCTGGCAATGGAAATCGGGGCACCTCTCACCGGATATCCTCCGCCCATTCCCGCCCCGCGTTGGTACCGCGAGAGACTGTGGCTGGAAAATATGCTGGTCCCGATCTTGACCCCTTTCGCCAACAGCCTTGTCCCAGATAGCGAAATCCTCCAGATATTGCCCAGGCCTGACGGTTTATTGGTTGCGATTGAAGATACCGATGGCAAGGTGGTCAGATACCTTTTCCAGTTATCCGCAAATGGTTGGAGAGTTGTTGGCAAGCATCCGGATTCATGCAGCACGCAGATCTGACAAAAAGGGCGTCCAGCCGATGGACGCCCCATTCCCTATCGCTCATGACTCCCAGTGTGTGAAACGAATCCCCTCCTCCTTCGTATTACCAAAGGATCATAATGGGAGGGCGATCTTCGTTGGGAGTACTTCGCGTGTTTTTCTTGATGACCGATATCGGGTTCATCGTGTACTGGCTGGTGACCTTGCTGCATCTCATACCGGCACCGTATTTGTTCAAAGACTACGAAAACCCGATTCTCAGCGCTTGGAACTGGTCCTTCCTGCCGCTTGACATCTTGATCTCGCTCACTGGCTTGTTCAGTTTGTATTTGTACGGAAAGCAGAACGGGGCGTGGAAACAGATGGCGCTCATTTCTCTGATCCTCACCTTCTGCTCCGGCCTTCAGGCGATTGCTTTCTGGGCGATCCGACTGGATTTTGACCTTTCCTGGTGGCTACCGAATCTGTATCTCCTGCTTTATCCGCTTTTCTTCATTCCCCGGTTGCTTGCC
Proteins encoded:
- a CDS encoding DUF5360 family protein, whose translation is MGVLRVFFLMTDIGFIVYWLVTLLHLIPAPYLFKDYENPILSAWNWSFLPLDILISLTGLFSLYLYGKQNGAWKQMALISLILTFCSGLQAIAFWAIRLDFDLSWWLPNLYLLLYPLFFIPRLLAK
- a CDS encoding carbon-nitrogen hydrolase family protein encodes the protein MTTCKVAVVQAGSIVMNKAKCIDKAVKLIQEAGEQGANLIVFPEAFIPAYPRGMSFGAVVGNRSDSGRNDFLRYAKNAIPIPGPETDQLGEAVKKAGAYAVIGVIERDRETSGGTLYCTALFFGPDGSLLGKHRKLKPTGSERLIWGEGDGSTLPVFETPYGKIGSLICWENYMPLARAALYEKGVQIYIAPTADSRDTWFASMRHIAVEGRCFVLSCNQYCTKEMYEEDLLETEEMRNMPDEITRGGSCIVNPLGQFLVEPVFGKEEILYATLDLDDITRGHFDFDVVGHYSRKDVFQLTVNAEKRYS
- a CDS encoding amidoligase family protein yields the protein MKPLLMDWKDLRFGIEIEFVGGKPESVELLPGWTMAFDERQMDDTGEESGGELQTPPIQWKDRAQIREMLRRLLATGARANWNCGLHVHVGLEFWGEEAIPDFIEAALLHQDSVKYLLQTSEDRLVYCPPVTPEMRDRFISAPGEAALLRRGRPQSHRCGINLAAWFDHKTVEIRYANGTLHYDEVMTTIEFCLRFVAAIGTKRTLSNNPGQLAMEIGAPLTGYPPPIPAPRWYRERLWLENMLVPILTPFANSLVPDSEILQILPRPDGLLVAIEDTDGKVVRYLFQLSANGWRVVGKHPDSCSTQI